The nucleotide window GCGGCTCGACCACCGCGGCGCCGCACACAAACCGGCGTTCTCGAAGGATTCCGTCCACAACGAGCGCGTCGAGTTCACGGTCGGCGACGTCGACGGGGCGCTCATCGCGGGCTGGTTCGCCCGCCGCATCTCCCCCTACGTTTCCCGTGGAGACGAGGTCGACCGCGGCGACCGGATCGGTCATATCGCGTTCGGCTCGCGGGCCGACGTGGTGTTGCCGTCGGGATACGACCTCGGTGACGTTCGCGTGCAGAAGGGCGAGAAGGTTCGTGCCGGCCGGTCGATCCTCGCACGCCCGGAGTGACCCGGGGCGGTTTTAGACCCCGTCGTCGTAGCGCCGCCCGTGCCCTCCTCTGTCCCACCCTGGCGCTACGGCGTCGCCCTGTTCCCGCTCGCCCCGCTCGCGTCGCTCGGCTCCACCGCCGGAACCCGGTTGTTCTTCGGCCTCTCGCTGAGGGGCCACGCCGGCGAGACGGAGGCGCTGGCGGCCGTCCTCGCGTTCCTCCTCTCGGCGGTCCTCTCGTGGGCGGGCGTCGTCGTCGCGCTCCTCGTCATCGCGGCGCTCGTCCTCGATGCGAGGGCGCTCCGCCGCGGGGATGCCGCCTTCTCCCCGCAGCCGGCGCTCGCCGCCCTTCTCGGTTTCGTCCACCTCGCCGCGTCGGCCCTTCCGCCGCTGTACGTTTTCTCGGTGCCGCCGCTCGGGTACTACACCTACCGCCGATTCGCGTGAAGGGCCACGGTCACCCGTAGTTCGGCCGCTCACCCGCGCTCCAGAACCAGTACGTGCCGAACCAGTGACCGGTGGACGCGACGCTCGAACGAGTCCGTCACCGTCCACCCGGCCGCTTCCGCCTCCGAGCGCCACGATCGGTCGGCCACCAGCACGCCGCGCGGCGCGACCCTCGCCGCCTCCGAGAGCGCGCCCGCCACGAGGTCCTCAAGCCGGTGTCTGGCGATCTTGGACTGCCGGCCGTAGGGTGCGTCGAACACGACGCCGTCGACCGCGTCGTCCCGGATCCCCAGCTCGGTCGCGTCGCCGCGGACGAGTTCAAAGCCGTCGTCGAGGTACCGTGCGAGGTTCTCGCGGGCGCCCCGGACCATCTTCGGCTGGGCGTCGTTGCCGACGACGGCGCTGCCGACGAGGCCGGCCTCGATGAGGACCCCGCCGGTCCCGCACATGGGGTCGATAATCCGGGTTTCCGGGCCGGCGCCGGCGAGGTTCGCGTACGCCCGGGCGTCCATCGGCGCCATGCTCCCGGGCTGGAAGAACGGCCGGTCGGTCGGCTTGCGTGTCGAGAAGTCCCGGACCGACTCGGCGACGACCCAGCCGACGAGGCAGACGTCGCCCGCGAACAGCACCCGGAGGACGCGGTCCGGGTCGTCGAGGTCGACGGCGAAGCCGCGGTCGACGAGGGCCGCGCCGCACTCGCGCTCGGCCGCGCCGGTGCTCACGTCTGCCCCGTCGCGGACGACGCGGGCGCGGACCGCGACGGTCGGTTCCCGATCGGCGTCGGCCGCGTCGGGGTCGCCGCGTGGTCCCCCGAGGCTGGCCGCCTCGACGATGGCGCGAGCGCTCGCGATGTCGGCTTCCCCGCGTCCGAGCAGGTCGAGCGCGCGGCGGGTGTAGGCGAGGCCGCGGACCCGTTCCCGGTCGACCGCGTCCGCGACGGCGAGGCCGGGGGCGACCACGTCCACGTCGCTCGCGGTGGTCGCCGCCTCGCGGGCCGCGAAGGCGTCCTCCTCGCCGGCGAGTTCGAGGCCGTACACGGGCGGCACGTCGCGGGCGTCGGGTATCAACCCCGCGACTCGCCCGCCTCCGCCGACATCGAGAGCGCCCTGTCGTGCCGGTGTCCGGTGGCGGTACTACTTTAAGCCTTAAATACGTCGCTTAAAGCGAGAGATGGCCGACGCAAAGGAGTCGATACACATCGAGAACGTCGTCGCGTCGACGGGAATCGGGCAGGAACTCGACCTCCAGACGGTGGCGATGGACCTCGAAGGGGCGGACTACGACCCAGAACAGTTTCCCGGGCTGGTGTACCGGACGCAGAACCCGAAGAGCGCCGCGCTCATCTTCCGC belongs to Halorarum halophilum and includes:
- a CDS encoding protein sorting system archaetidylserine decarboxylase; this translates as MSARFAPGAWRYVLPPLLLGLPVLLIAAPVGLALVALAGFLAWFFRDPERTPAGEGVVSPADGRVTVLREEGDRVRVGVFMSPFDVHVNRAPVSGEVTRLDHRGAAHKPAFSKDSVHNERVEFTVGDVDGALIAGWFARRISPYVSRGDEVDRGDRIGHIAFGSRADVVLPSGYDLGDVRVQKGEKVRAGRSILARPE
- a CDS encoding methyltransferase domain-containing protein encodes the protein MYGLELAGEEDAFAAREAATTASDVDVVAPGLAVADAVDRERVRGLAYTRRALDLLGRGEADIASARAIVEAASLGGPRGDPDAADADREPTVAVRARVVRDGADVSTGAAERECGAALVDRGFAVDLDDPDRVLRVLFAGDVCLVGWVVAESVRDFSTRKPTDRPFFQPGSMAPMDARAYANLAGAGPETRIIDPMCGTGGVLIEAGLVGSAVVGNDAQPKMVRGARENLARYLDDGFELVRGDATELGIRDDAVDGVVFDAPYGRQSKIARHRLEDLVAGALSEAARVAPRGVLVADRSWRSEAEAAGWTVTDSFERRVHRSLVRHVLVLERG